The following is a genomic window from Colletotrichum lupini chromosome 5, complete sequence.
AATGTGATAAATTTCACGGACCGCAAGGTGCATTGGCCGCATTGGCCGCGTAAGTGAAATCTTACACGGAATTCTTCAGTGTTCATTGGCATTTGTCTTCATAACTACGGCAAAGTCTGAAGCCTTATATGCTAGAGACCTCCAGACTCCGAGTTGCGATTGTGCTCTACATCCCCCATCTTGTGGATTTGTCGTCTCTTGGTACGACGAAGACGACCACCCCGTCTTTGCTGGCACCGATATCCTCCTTCAGCCCATGACGATACGCAACTGATTTAGTTTGTGCCACTTACGGCCAGCCTAATACCCAGAGTTAGCAAGTCCAATAGGATAGGATAAATATTGAGTAATTCCTTACTTCATGAGATGGTCCATGAAGGTTTGCAGAGACACATCATCAGTGAAGATAGTCTGGGCGTTTTGCGCACCCACACCGCCATAAGCTCCGGTAGTGTGGGTGGTCGACGGGTTGAGCTTCGACAGAAGGAATCTGGCTTGAGAACCTCCAGCATCACAAACAATGAATCGAGGAAGTGGGAATCTATCGGTGATGAGATCCTACATAATGTTAGCTGACGTACTGGGAGCCTGACGGAGGGAGAGAGCTTACTCTTGCGTCTTCCTTGGGCTGCTCGAGCAGAGATGCAAAGTTTTCATAGCCCTCTTGGTCCTGATATCCCGCCTTGCGCCACTCGGCGACCGTCTCCCCGTGGAAAATGAGAATGTGGAAGAAGGTATCGAGAAGAAGGATATGGGTGGGTTGAATAGAAGTCGAGTCCAGCAACACAGGTTGGCCACCCTCCTGATCAAACGTGTACGAGTCTAACGTGGGCTGTATCATGATGAGCGAGTTGCTTACGTCCTCGTGGTTAAGGACATGGCGATAGAAGGCCGTCTCGTCGGGGGAGTTGTTGAAGACCTGTAGGAATTGACTCCTCCGGAGATGGAACATGAACTGCGGGTACAATGTAAAGTTCTTCTCGAGCCGGAAGGAAGATGGATCATCTTTCCGGTAGTCTGCAAAGCGGGAGCAGAGTCTGATAAGCATCCTGTCAACCCAGCGCAAGACATCCGGACCGTCATCAACTTCGGCCTTGAACACTGCAATGCGAGACATCAGGACAGCAGCAGCTTCCTGGTCGAACGATTGTGCAATAGCCGGATCGCCAGCTGGTCCACTGAGGTTTCTGGCAATTGTCGTAACCCTCAGATGGAATTGACCGGACGAGTGTTGGTAGTAGGTGAGGAATTGGATCATGCCCTTCTGTGGCGTTTGCTGATGCTGCGTAGGGCCTCCCTGACTTGCAATCTCAAAGTATACGCCGTAACTTGCGTTGGGGTCGATGCCGCACATCTTCCATGAGCATGTGTTGCCTATGCCACATTCCGTCTCTCCAACTGATGTCGATTTCTTGTTAAGAGAAATGGCGTGGCCTATCAGTCCAGTAACCTTTAACTCTTTAGTGGTGAGTACTTCGAGCGTAGCATTGAAGCCCATGAGCAAGTTGTCGTCACCATCCTTTTCGAACACGCGAATGAACGACTGCCTGAACATAGAGGAAGTAAAACTGTCGGTCAAAATCATGTGGCCACCGGTGGAATTGCAGAGGCCCTTCATCTCTAAGAGACCGACTTGATCAAGACAACCCGCGAATATGTCAATGATGTGGCCATTATGAGCGGTCCTCTTGGCCAGGATGTCATAGAACTAGGGGCTAGCGTCAGCTTTTCCTATACAGAGGAAACCTCATCTAAGTACCGACCTTGAGTGCCTTCTTGTAGTACTTGATGTTGTCACGGTCAATGTCGTGGTGCGATCGGATGGGCTCTCTCAGTTCCGGGCCAACTACCATGCCGGGTCCCTCTGTCGCCGGTCCACCAGCGAAGAGCATGATGCGGCCACCGGCGTGTTGGAATGAAGACTCAAGGAGTCCTACTGCGACACTGAGAGCAACGCCGGAGCAGCGCAGACTCCTGCGGTCGTTGGCTACGGGCCATGGGTCTTTCTGAAGCTGCTCCAAAGCTTTCGTCAGCTGAAACTCGGCCTGCTGAACGGGTAGCAGAAATCTCGACGCAGGGCCTGCGGGCATAGGCCTTCCAGGCTGCTGCTGGGGCATGCCGGGTCGCATTGCTGGGGAGAGCAAGCCGAGCATCTCCTGCACCTGCTTCGCGGAGTAGTCTTTGCTCCCGCGGAACACATAGGATTTCGCGCATTCAGTGTAGCCGATTTCGTGAACTTGTGCCTTGAGAAGTGGTCAGCAAGGAGGGTCATGGGGTTCCCAATGAATACGCCACCTACCATCGTGCCATATGTGATTAAGCCAACGAGTGCATTTTCGGGTAGCAGGCTCAGGCTCATGACCAATGACTCCTTGAGCGCAGCCAGGCTATCATCCTCTTGGCAGGTGTCGACAACATAGAGGAAGATGGGAGGGCTTGGCGCCGGCCGCGAGAGCCGATACTCGATCGTAGTGTTGGAGGGATGAAGTTCGGGGGGGATGGCATTGGCGGTGATATCTTTGTAATGGGGCGGAAGAGGGTTCCGCGATAGGCAGAATGGACAAATCCAAAGACGGGCTCTTACGTCCACAGAGCTAGCCCAGGTCAGGCTTGAAGATTCCAATGACTCAAATCGCTTAACTCACCAGAAAGGATTGAGGACGGAGCGACAAGGTTGCTTGCAAGTCACCGGTTCGAATTGGAGGAGTGGTGTGTCGGGCTTTTCTTTGAGAGGAGTGTAGTTGGCCCCAATCGGCACGACCAAGCGCGATGCTTCCTGTATGAGCACATGTCAGAAGACGTAGAAAGACACTTTTCCAAGAACAACTGACCATACGAGAGCTAGGAAACACGTTCCAACTCAGGCGAACTCCATCACGGTCCTCGACCTCGCTCCATTGCTCCTTAAGAGCTTCGTAGTCCATCGTTGTTCAAATGCTCTGCTACGGTCGATATTCAGGTGGTGCGGCTTCGGCGTGAATCCTGTAAAATGTGGTCAGTGGCGGATATTTGACCAGGAATAGCGGTACATTCAGTTCATACTTAGATTGCCAGCAGATGGTTTGCGAGTGCCGCGAGGGTTGCTGCGTTAAATAGAGGATAGGACGGAGAAGGTAGCTTGGTATGGCCACGGCACAGTTGACAAACAACGGCGGCTTTGAACTGTGGCCTACCGGCGGAGGCAATGTGGCAGGAACAAGCTGTAGTGGGGCTACCAAGGTACCTGCCAGTGACCTACTAGTACTAGATCCATTGATCTCTAGCGCGGGGCTGCGGCTACGTATAAAGAGGTGCACCGCAAGGGTATATAGCCAGGACAGCTATAGAGGTATACCGAAGCATTATTTGTTTTGgtattctgcctttgctggctgctcgggcgattctcgatatcggttacacggtattaatacacgGTATCAGTGGATACTCACACTGTCTCGCTAGACTATACCGAAACattatagtatactaatCTATACCTAGCGAGTATAGAGCTTatgtaatttaaaaaattaagagtcttattaaattaaacgtattaatttttatattttaaaactaagtaatatattttaataaggttttaattattaaaaatattttaaataagttaagatattattatattagcttattaattaaaaagcttgataataacttaattacttttattaattacttaggtagttctttatataaaacttataatattaatttatttattttaatattctatttttattagctactcgggcggttTTGGATAtcgtttatttaattttatttattttagtttattttaatattatacctttactaactactcgggtagttcttaatatcgtatatatagtattaatatatagtattaataaatactcttactatctcgatagactatttttttttaggattttttaactttttaactttccctcttataaagttcataactacggattattaacggctattattattactttataagccgcttacttagctaagtttattactctttaagtaatagtagcttataataatataatattagagatactctcgttattattattaaaagtaatactaaccttcttattactaatattcgtttttaactttaactcgtatatatatatatatttatttatttttttgttttttttattttacctttactagttgcttgggcgattcttaatatcgattatataatattaatacatattattaataaatactcccactatcttaatagactaatttttttagattttttaactttttaactttccctcttataaagttcatAACCACGGATCATTAACGGCGATATTAggcgctatatatatatatatatatatattatttcgGGTTTTttctaaaattaaaaaacgctacttccctcgctatttcttattattattattattattattattattattatttttaagagttttactattagggtagtactatttagctaACTGGGTAGtactttactttaatatagcccgtGCGGCTAATTAGAAACTAGgaaatttttagtatactttttctGATCTACCTCTTATACTTACCGTAAGCCTAAGCTTAAaatctttactttttaagtacgtatttctattactacttagttataatagattcgggatgcggccggcgataggacgccgataacttagcgaccggtatacggattttattataaaagaactttttaaaaagcagagcccttacgaaggactctataagctttagttttataatatacctatacctatattatagcctcgctagttaagtacttatagcctaatttcttataattctaaagcttttacCTCTACGgagtaactaatataagtaataatagattatagaAACGAACAGAACGTTAACGAAACGACGCCTAGCTGTTAGTAAAGAGCCGTTAGCGCCgacgagctatagctatctaGAGTCGACTACTCGACCCCATTCTATCTAGGAGAACGAGCCTACTATAGGGCAAGTCCTACCTGAATACTAGCGTTTATAGAAAAGCTAGACGAAGAAGATAATTGGGGTAGATCACCCTTATAGGCTAGTtaccccgttaataccctaaagaccctatttattatgaacggggcgtttattagCGACCGATCGCTGGATATACGAGGTTAAGGTGCGTATAAAAGCGCGGgtagtactaaaatagctagtttagtagaccttataggcctaataataacttatttctataagacgataaaaataatagtcgaagatcgaaactaagaacggcgtcgatacgaggagctcgtttaatagcttaccGAGCGGCCGGCGACGTATCTAGGTCGacgagaatataaaaagcctcctttttataactataaaccgATCGGAGAAGAGTTTACGAGTGCTTAGGTAGCagactagattattactatagaggtaagtaataagcttcgcATAAAAAGCACTATAGAATAGTATATCGAATAGGCCCTATCTaagatatccctattactataaacgtaatagtataattacgagaagagcctctaggatcccctctcctagggcgacttcttagcgtttatttactaatagtacgtagaccccgagacttaggaacgggaatactataaaaagctaaggacGAAGAAGCTAAAGGAGGGCTAGACCCCTACCTAGttccttactaagtagttagcgatctattataacctaGGCATAGAAGATATAGAGAATTCGAAAGTAGAGGCatactagttcttttttaaactactattttagttataggacgatctaatttattatagggtcttaattaagagagtacGCAATATAGCTTACGAGGCTAATAGACTATagtcgttaaattaataaaagggtagtaactAGTCGTAAAAGGACGGTAAGAAGaggctatatccgttattaaaataaccgcgtcgaatatcccctttttataaagaaaagagtagggagagctctaaggggctagGCTCTAGGGACTTACTAGGAGTAATATtgtaaaagccgtataataaaagtgctcgcgccgagctattataaaagcgtcgtaataataatattaagtactttatatataataagataagctatatatttagtaagtactagaaAAATAAGTCGGGAGGTAGGGGCGACGATAAGCTGACGTACCCCCGATCGAAGCTAACGTTAGTAACTATCTAACGGGTTACTACCGAGCCGAGAGTTATAAAggtcgacttattaaaaaataagtaggtataggcgatatacttaatacgcttgcgctaagtattaagagagtactgataagaataattacgaagggtaaggtaatagttctataaggtattactaaaaggctagtagaaattaatatagatatatgctccgagatagatattattagtactaggctcgtaacctacttagggttaaccccggcTACTACTATAGCTCCCTCGTTAAGGGATTTCTAGGGTAAAGCCGTAAGCTAGgggaaagcttactaattaacgctcttctttatcgactactataagtagctaaggaaAATTCGGCGACTATtcgctatagttaataaggataaaagaatagtaaacctcctactatcgcgactattaataagctaagagggTATTCGTATTAACATAGCGACGAATATATAGTCGTATAAGCCTATCTCGGTCGCCgaattagaaataatagc
Proteins encoded in this region:
- a CDS encoding Sec23/Sec24 trunk domain-containing protein produces the protein MGRGRTSRSLAGTLVAPLQLVPATLPPPVGHSSKPPLFVNCAVAIPSYLLRPILYLTQQPSRHSQTICWQSKIHAEAAPPEYRPEVEDRDGVRLSWNVFPSSRMEASRLVVPIGANYTPLKEKPDTPLLQFEPVTCKQPCRSVLNPFCSVDVRARLWICPFCLSRNPLPPHYKDITANAIPPELHPSNTTIEYRLSRPAPSPPIFLYVVDTCQEDDSLAALKESLVMSLSLLPENALVGLITYGTMAQVHEIGYTECAKSYVFRGSKDYSAKQVQEMLGLLSPAMRPGMPQQQPGRPMPAGPASRFLLPVQQAEFQLTKALEQLQKDPWPVANDRRSLRCSGVALSVAVGLLESSFQHAGGRIMLFAGGPATEGPGMVVGPELREPIRSHHDIDRDNIKYYKKALKFYDILAKRTAHNGHIIDIFAGCLDQVGLLEMKGLCNSTGGHMILTDSFTSSMFRQSFIRVFEKDGDDNLLMGFNATLEVLTTKELKVTGLIGHAISLNKKSTSVGETECGIGNTCSWKMCGIDPNASYGVYFEIASQGGPTQHQQTPQKGMIQFLTYYQHSSGQFHLRVTTIARNLSGPAGDPAIAQSFDQEAAAVLMSRIAVFKAEVDDGPDVLRWVDRMLIRLCSRFADYRKDDPSSFRLEKNFTLYPQFMFHLRRSQFLQVFNNSPDETAFYRHVLNHEDVSNSLIMIQPTLDSYTFDQEGGQPVLLDSTSIQPTHILLLDTFFHILIFHGETVAEWRKAGYQDQEGYENFASLLEQPKEDARDLITDRFPLPRFIVCDAGGSQARFLLSKLNPSTTHTTGAYGGVGAQNAQTIFTDDVSLQTFMDHLMKLAQRRGGRLRRTKRRQIHKMGDVEHNRNSESGDFTYAANAANAPCDSTRAKVFQETYVPDATSFDLGSTAIAEAHSAWTSPKLRFRRLRLSLAKRPSVDSGVRKRLLARLLAARRRTELINIFLRPTRPQLHLSTPTFPSDPDPRADTMPPKFDPNEVKVIHLLATGGEVGASSALAPKIGPLGLSPKKVGEDIAKATGDWKGLRVTVKLTIQNRQAAVSVVPTASSLIIRALKEPPRDRKKEKNIKHNKSVPLEEIIEIARTMRHKSFSKTLEGGVKEILGTANSVGCQVDGKSPKAITDAIDAGEIDIPEE